From Myxocyprinus asiaticus isolate MX2 ecotype Aquarium Trade chromosome 49, UBuf_Myxa_2, whole genome shotgun sequence, a single genomic window includes:
- the LOC127438036 gene encoding thromboxane A2 receptor-like isoform X2, with translation MFSSFFSNHRTAVSSNETPLCFSINSPPFEYNHTIASAYFSAVFSGLGLSSNLFALVVLAKTFHHTKSRSRSSFLLFLGGLVFTDFMGLVITGSIVVSFHITHFNWRELDPHCHFCNFMGMSMVFYGLCPLLLGAAMAMERFVGINRPFARSTNMSKSRALSIVAMLWVTAGCISLLPLVGLGSYHLQMPGSWCFLNISSKPLDMTFSLIFSLVGLLSLVMSFLLNTVSVITLLRVCCGQDASQRRRDYEVEMMVQLILIMVIASICWCPLLIYILKTVVSSVPVNPYSVLFSLRLATFNQICDPWIYILCQESRLRCLLHRPCCRAAGSKFVTCFSGFVLRRGTRSWIPGSTSCSDVPY, from the exons ATGTTTTCGTCGTTCTTCTCGAACCATAGAACTGCTGTATCATCCAATGAAACTCCCCTGTGCTTTTCGATCAACAGCCCCCCTTTTGAATACAACCACACCATTGCCTCTGCCTACTTCTCAGCAGTGTTTAGCGGACTTGGACTGAGCTCGAACCTCTTCGCCTTGGTGGTGCTAGCCAAGACGTTCCATCACACCAAGAGCCGGTCCCGTTCCTCCTTCCTGCTGTTTCTCGGTGGCCTGGTGTTTACCGACTTCATGGGACTCGTGATCACTGGTTCCATTGTGGTGTCCTTCcatattacacacttcaactgGCGCGAGCTGGACCCCCATTGCCACTTTTGCAACTTCATGGGCATGTCCATGGTCTTCTATGGCCTTTGCCCGCTGTTGTTGGGGGCCGCCATGGCCATGGAACGCTTTGTGGGGATCAACCGACCCTTTGCTCGTTCTACCAACATGTCCAAGAGCAGAGCCTTGTCAATCGTCGCCATGTTGTGGGTTACGGCAGGTTGTATCAGCTTGTTGCCTTTGGTGGGGCTTGGAAGCTATCACCTGCAGATGCCTGGATCATGGTGTTTCCTGAACATCAGCTCCAAACCTCTGGACATGACCTTCAGTTTGATCTTCTCACTGGTTGGTCTGCTGTCGCTGGTCATGTCCTTCTTGCTCAACACGGTGAGCGTGATTACACTTCTAAGGGTGTGTTGCGGGCAAGACGCCAGTCAACGGAGACGAGACTATGAAGTGGAGATGATGGTACAGTTGATCCTGATCATGGTCATTGCATCTATCTGCTGGTGCCCTCTACTG ATATACATTTTGAAGACCGTTGTGTCCTCCGTACCTGTGAACCCTTATAGCGTACTGTTCTCTCTGCGATTGGCCACCTTCAATCAGATATGTGACCCCTGGATTTACATCCTATGTCAGGAGTCTAGACTGAG GTGTTTATTGCACAGACCGTGTTGTCGGGCAGCAGGCTCGAAGTTCGTTACCTGCTTCTCTGGCTTCGTTTTGCGTCGGGGAACCAGGTCTTGGATCCCTGGGTCTACATCCTGTTCCGACGTTCCATACTGA
- the LOC127438036 gene encoding thromboxane A2 receptor-like isoform X1 codes for MFSSFFSNHRTAVSSNETPLCFSINSPPFEYNHTIASAYFSAVFSGLGLSSNLFALVVLAKTFHHTKSRSRSSFLLFLGGLVFTDFMGLVITGSIVVSFHITHFNWRELDPHCHFCNFMGMSMVFYGLCPLLLGAAMAMERFVGINRPFARSTNMSKSRALSIVAMLWVTAGCISLLPLVGLGSYHLQMPGSWCFLNISSKPLDMTFSLIFSLVGLLSLVMSFLLNTVSVITLLRVCCGQDASQRRRDYEVEMMVQLILIMVIASICWCPLLVFIAQTVLSGSRLEVRYLLLWLRFASGNQVLDPWVYILFRRSILKQIYPRMDWSRGSIVSMYSSFSTSVRKLTRASFAGTLGDLDHVRQNPDGSKQEDTPLSVQITSGSSQSFSNLKS; via the exons ATGTTTTCGTCGTTCTTCTCGAACCATAGAACTGCTGTATCATCCAATGAAACTCCCCTGTGCTTTTCGATCAACAGCCCCCCTTTTGAATACAACCACACCATTGCCTCTGCCTACTTCTCAGCAGTGTTTAGCGGACTTGGACTGAGCTCGAACCTCTTCGCCTTGGTGGTGCTAGCCAAGACGTTCCATCACACCAAGAGCCGGTCCCGTTCCTCCTTCCTGCTGTTTCTCGGTGGCCTGGTGTTTACCGACTTCATGGGACTCGTGATCACTGGTTCCATTGTGGTGTCCTTCcatattacacacttcaactgGCGCGAGCTGGACCCCCATTGCCACTTTTGCAACTTCATGGGCATGTCCATGGTCTTCTATGGCCTTTGCCCGCTGTTGTTGGGGGCCGCCATGGCCATGGAACGCTTTGTGGGGATCAACCGACCCTTTGCTCGTTCTACCAACATGTCCAAGAGCAGAGCCTTGTCAATCGTCGCCATGTTGTGGGTTACGGCAGGTTGTATCAGCTTGTTGCCTTTGGTGGGGCTTGGAAGCTATCACCTGCAGATGCCTGGATCATGGTGTTTCCTGAACATCAGCTCCAAACCTCTGGACATGACCTTCAGTTTGATCTTCTCACTGGTTGGTCTGCTGTCGCTGGTCATGTCCTTCTTGCTCAACACGGTGAGCGTGATTACACTTCTAAGGGTGTGTTGCGGGCAAGACGCCAGTCAACGGAGACGAGACTATGAAGTGGAGATGATGGTACAGTTGATCCTGATCATGGTCATTGCATCTATCTGCTGGTGCCCTCTACTG GTGTTTATTGCACAGACCGTGTTGTCGGGCAGCAGGCTCGAAGTTCGTTACCTGCTTCTCTGGCTTCGTTTTGCGTCGGGGAACCAGGTCTTGGATCCCTGGGTCTACATCCTGTTCCGACGTTCCATACTGAAACAGATTTACCCCAGAATGGACTGGTCCCGTGGCTCAATCGTCAGCATGTACTCATCATTCTCCACCTCAGTTCGGAAGCTCACTCGTGCCTCTTTCGCAGGAACCCTTGGCGATTTGGATCATGTCCGACAAAATCCAGACGGATCTAAACAGGAGGATACTCCCTTATCAGTACAAATCACCTCTGGCTCTTCTCAATCCTTTAGCAATTTAAAGAGTTGA